CGTTCCACTTGAAACGAACTCTGAAGATGATGCGCCAATGCGGGGTACGCCAAACTCGGATGCCGAGCCATCATCAGCCAACCCTGACCAAGATGGCTCTCAACGACAAGATTCAGTGACCGAAGAAGTTAGTACCACGAAGCCGGCCGGACTCACTGAGGGCAATGACAATACTGGCGCAAACTCATACCCGCTAAGGAGTCTCGACTCTCCACCCGAGGTTGACTTCGCGGAAAAGGAGGCTAAACGAAGTAACAACGAAAACCCTGGCTTCTATtcgtcaatcaatcaaaacaGTGGGAACACGATGAATATGAACTGCGGGAACACGATGCAACAGAATTGCGGAAATACCACCACGAATAACGATTCCTCACGAAATATTCGCGTGAGTATATGGCCGTGTGCTACTTGTTGTTTATTAGGATATATACTAACAGATTCACTCAGGTGGCTCGACAATATAAaaccgtcatcatcaataagTACGGCGGGTTCTTCAAGGAGGATGACCCGATTATCGAACAGCTGGTGCGAAAGGCAGCAGCTGAGATGAGGAATTTTATTCAACAATACAATGTGCCTGCTGGCAAAGAAACGGCCATGGTGGAACTGGCATTATTTGATATGGTTGTTGTCTGTGGTGAGTTTATTGACAATGCAGGGAAGGCTCGACCAATACCACTTCTGATGAACTAACATCCTTTGCGTGTTCTAGATAATAGTCTCTCTATGTATAAGTACAAGAAGGCCATGCAAAGGACATTGCGAGAACTTGTCAagatctcttctcttctcttgccAAAAGGAATTACGATCCAGTTTCTCAATACCAACGGCGACAAAAAGGATCTGTACGAGAACATCAATACGGGCGATAAAGTGGACAATATATTCAAGGATGCTAGTTTCCTCGATATCAAGAGAGTGGTTTGGAGCTCTCCAGAGATAGGCGACGTTGTCAATCGGGATATTGTCCATCCTATGATTATCAGGAAAGCCCGTGCAGGGGAGCTTAAGCGGCCGGTGATAACTATAATGCTTACTGACGCCGAGGTGAGGAAATCCCAATCTACAATAAGTCGATAAGGCTGTTGATATCTGTGCTGACAAGATCCGTAACCAAAATAATAGATACGTTCAGCTCAAGGCCGGCAGACACTAAAATCAACCATCCGCTCTTGTAAAAATGCACCTGAACTGAAGGAGTATGGTAACAACGCAGCACTCTTTGTTCTCTCTCGAGTCGGCAAGagcaaagagggaaaggac
The window above is part of the Aspergillus luchuensis IFO 4308 DNA, chromosome 8, nearly complete sequence genome. Proteins encoded here:
- a CDS encoding uncharacterized protein (COG:S;~EggNog:ENOG410Q2TJ); the protein is MNYRIKKKFGKLHTKQCKALAKHGGRCKKRAKSSGSYCQHHKHLMLEKDKDLPPRLIESQNEGGPTLVVHDITPDEMDMSDSTVSSVPLETNSEDDAPMRGTPNSDAEPSSANPDQDGSQRQDSVTEEVSTTKPAGLTEGNDNTGANSYPLRSLDSPPEVDFAEKEAKRSNNENPGFYSSINQNSGNTMNMNCGNTMQQNCGNTTTNNDSSRNIRVARQYKTVIINKYGGFFKEDDPIIEQLVRKAAAEMRNFIQQYNVPAGKETAMVELALFDMVVVCDNSLSMYKYKKAMQRTLRELVKISSLLLPKGITIQFLNTNGDKKDLYENINTGDKVDNIFKDASFLDIKRVVWSSPEIGDVVNRDIVHPMIIRKARAGELKRPVITIMLTDAEIRSAQGRQTLKSTIRSCKNAPELKEYGNNAALFVLSRVGKSKEGKDFASELERDSSINDILHCSTDSLNKWEADCLKMGNETRFTGKLIELFLTALDRNGTA